A single genomic interval of Gossypium raimondii isolate GPD5lz chromosome 11, ASM2569854v1, whole genome shotgun sequence harbors:
- the LOC105761673 gene encoding uncharacterized protein LOC105761673: MDEETSDTMNLDLNLGPAPETGSGSLLNEGVNLNDLVENPFDRIRDAVRRRRWRWHQVQLPVATQSLSVEFDQFTGNSDGPNTLQAGEGSVTAEERTSDVPKVCETTNGFLEDEVLEDKKDDIEKGVSNDGSFFDCNICLDLAREPVVTCCGHLFCWSCLYRWLHMHSDANECPVCKGEVTIKTLTPIYGRGKVIYEPEEDSGFKIPPRPTAGRVDSWRQTIQRTPLNLPVEEMIRRIGNRFDLVRDLTPPREASGSRETAERTNSVLNRILTSRGLRGEQNAVVPLDDVDLTPSSTTSTDVVSSRIHSLYLQRQSHLRRAARLTSLSSALNSAERMVEAIFRGNPVGRNQEQAPAAVVDDRDSFSSIAAVINSESQMDTAVEIDSVVSLSASSSRRRNDVLRVSDVDSGDSRAHRRRRLN, translated from the coding sequence ATGGATGAGGAAACATCTGATACAATGAACCTTGATTTGAATCTGGGTCCGGCACCTGAGACCGGGTCCGGGTCGTTGTTGAATGAAGGTGTGAATTTGAATGACTTAGTCGAGAACCCGTTCGATAGGATCCGGGATGCGGTTAGGCGTAGGAGATGGAGATGGCATCAGGTTCAACTTCCTGTTGCAACTCAGAGCTTGTCGGttgaatttgatcaatttacGGGGAATTCTGACGGTCCGAATACATTACAAGCAGGTGAGGGTAGCGTTACGGCTGAGGAAAGAACGAGTGATGTGCCGAAAGTGTGTGAAACCACCAATGGGTTTTTGGAAGATGAGGTTTTAGAAGATAAAAAGGATGATATTGAGAAGGGTGTTAGCAATGATGGGAGTTTTTTCGATTGTAATATATGCTTAGATTTGGCTCGGGAACCTGTTGTAACTTGTTGCGGTCACTTGTTTTGTTGGTCGTGTCTTTACCGATGGTTGCATATGCATTCGGATGCAAATGAATGCCCAGTCTGTAAAGGAGAAGTGACGATTAAAACGTTGACACCGATATATGGTCGTGGGAAGGTTATCTATGAGCCAGAAGAGGATTCGGGTTTTAAAATCCCTCCTCGTCCGACTGCTGGACGAGTGGATAGTTGGAGGCAAACCATTCAACGGACTCCTTTAAATCTTCCTGTTGAAGAGATGATTCGTCGTATTGGAAACAGATTTGATTTGGTACGTGACTTGACTCCACCACGTGAAGCCAGTGGTTCTCGGGAAACAGCAGAACGTACTAATTCCGTGCTTAATAGGATTTTGACATCTCGTGGATTACGTGGAGAGCAAAACGCAGTCGTGCCCCTCGATGATGTTGACTTGACACCCAGTAGTACAACAAGTACCGACGTGGTGTCCTCCCGAATTCACTCTTTGTACCTTCAACGGCAATCACACTTACGAAGAGCTGCAAGACTGACTTCTCTATCATCGGCACTCAATTCAGCTGAAAGGATGGTCGAGGCAATATTCCGAGGCAACCCGGTGGGAAGAAATCAGGAGCAAGCACCAGCAGCAGTTGTCGATGATCGGGACTCGTTCTCAAGCATTGCTGCTGTAATAAACTCGGAGAGTCAAATGGACACGGCCGTCGAGATAGATTCTGTGGTTTCACTTTCGGCTTCGTCTTCTAGAAGAAGAAACGATGTATTGAGGGTCTCGGATGTCGACAGCGGTGACTCTCGGGCGCATAGGAGGAGACGATTGAACTAG
- the LOC105761671 gene encoding delta(12)-fatty-acid desaturase FAD2 codes for MGAGGRMSVPPSQRKQESGSMKRAPISKPPFTLSEIKKAIPPHCFQRSLIRSFSYLVYDFILVSIFYYVATTYFRNLPQPLSFVAWPIYWALQGSVLTGVWVIAHECGHHAFSDYQWIDDTVGLILHSSLLVPYFSWKYSHRRHHSNTGSLERDEVFVPKKRSSIRWWAKYLNNPPGRFVTITIQLTLGWPLYLAFNVAGRPYEGFACHYNPYGPIYNDRERLQIYISDVGVLAVTYGLYRLVLAKGLAWVICVYGVPLLIVNAFLVMITYLQHTHPALPHYDSSEWDWLRGALATVDRDYGILNKVFHNITDTHIAHHLFSTMPHYHAMEATKAIKPILGEYYSFDGTPVYKAIFREAKECIYVEPDEGEQSSRGVFWFRNKI; via the coding sequence ATGGGTGCAGGTGGCAGAATGTCGGTTCCTCCAAGTCAAAGGAAACAAGAATCGGGATCAATGAAAAGAGCCCCTATATCTAAACCACCATTTACTCtcagtgaaataaaaaaagccATCCCACCACACTGTTTCCAACGCTCACTTATCCGTTCATTTTCCTATCTCGTTTACGACTTCATTTTAGTCTCTATCTTTTACTACGTAGCCACCACTTACTTCCGCAACCTCCCTCAGCCACTATCTTTCGTCGCCTGGCCGATTTATTGGGCTCTTCAAGGTTCAGTCCTCACTGGCGTTTGGGTTATCGCCCATGAATGCGGTCACCACGCTTTTAGCGATTATCAATGGATCGATGACACTGTCGGCCTCATCCTCCATTCATCCCTTCTCGTCCCGTACTTTTCGTGGAAATATAGTCACCGTCGTCACCATTCCAACACTGGTTCCCTTGAACGCGACGAAGTATTTGTTCCGAAGAAACGGAGCAGCATTAGATGGTGGGCTAAATACCTCAACAATCCACCAGGTCGTTTCGTCACAATCACCATTCAGCTCACTCTCGGATGGCCTCTTTacttagcattcaatgtagcaGGTAGACCTTACGAAGGATTCGCTTGTCACTACAACCCATACGGTCCTATCTACAACGACCGCGAACGACTTCAAATCTACATTTCCGACGTCGGTGTCCTTGCTGTCACCTATGGGCTGTACCGTCTCGTGTTAGCCAAAGGTCTAGCTTGGGTCATTTGCGTTTACGGTGTCCCATTGCTCATCGTTAATGCATTCCTCGTCATGATCACATACTTGCAACACACTCACCCTGCATTACCACACTACGACTCATCCGAATGGGATTGGTTACGTGGAGCCCTCGCGACGGTCGACCGAGATTATGGGATATTAAACAAGGTTTTCCATAACATAACTGATACTCATATCGCTCATCATTTGTTTTCGACGATGCCGCATTACCACGCAATGGAAGCAACAAAGGCAATAAAGCCAATATTGGGCGAGTATTATTCATTTGATGGTACACCAGTTTATAAAGCGATATTTAGAGAGGCAAAGGAGTGTATTTACGTTGAACCAGACGAAGGTGAGCAGAGCAGCAGAGGTGTATTTTGGTTTAGAAATAAGATCTAA
- the LOC105761672 gene encoding nuclear intron maturase 1, mitochondrial, which produces MSLRQFIKHLPCISIPKASPFLSYSRRFSSSSLSVLSVHDSASDSDPYSLLKQDPIDVCLSIWVKSFSSPPNTTFPNLTGFLSKFDLWVLAYQRSCAHFTGAFPPRNAIHSQTLHSLLSLRNAVAHGGRFKWNNKTNQLVRSPNDKPSTTVISKRKLQALLESPDPCFQDRVVQEVLLMVLEPVFEARFSGKSHAFRPGRNAHTAIRTIRSNFAGYLWFLKGDLTELFDNVDVNLMMGYVQKVVKDKKILNLIKSGLNVRIKRRLKSDNDGDGGGDLKSKRRKKRKATKKRILSKNEPKPDPFWLRTFFDFAPEEAAKVPSYGYCGILSPLLANVCLNELDQAMEERIVTFFRPSKHDSIWKETIGDGCHNPSWPEFVPSSGREKTRKMDYLRYGGHFLIGIRGPREEAVQIRKEIIEFCESKFGLRLDNSKLEIEHISRGIQFLDHIICRRVIHPTLRYTSSGGNIVSQKGVGTLLSVTASLQQCIRQFRRLQFVKGDKDPEPLPCNPMLYSSQAHTNSQMNKFLETMADWYRYADNRKKVVGFCAYVIRSSLAKLYAARYRLKSRAKVYKIASRDLSRPLRESSNNSAPEYSDLLRMGLVDAIEGVQFSHMSLIPSCDYTPFPRNWIPDHEQLLHEYIKLQDPKFFCNLHKAIKREGLSLPQDEISDIVWDYKTLGIWRYRSNSGKETKEGSE; this is translated from the coding sequence ATGTCTTTGAGGCAATTCATCAAACACCTTCCCTGCATTTCAATTCCAAAAGCTTCCCCTTTCCTTTCCTATTCCCGTcgcttttcttcttcttccctttcGGTTCTCTCAGTTCACGACTCGGCATCCGACTCAGATCCATATAGTCTTTTGAAGCAGGACCCGATTGATGTCTGTCTTTCAATATGGGTCAAATCATTTTCTTCGCCACCAAACACCACATTCCCGAACTTAACCGGCTTCCTTTCGAAATTCGACCTTTGGGTTTTAGCCTACCAACGGTCTTGTGCTCATTTCACTGGCGCGTTCCCTCCACGCAACGCCATTCATTCCCAGACCCTTCATTCCCTTCTTTCCCTCCGTAACGCCGTCGCTCACGGTGGCCGGTTCAAGTGGAACAACAAAACCAATCAGCTGGTCCGTAGCCCGAACGACAAGCCGTCGACGACTGTGATATCAAAGAGGAAGCTTCAAGCCTTGCTTGAATCCCCTGATCCTTGTTTCCAAGACCGGGTTGTCCAAGAGGTTCTTTTGATGGTCTTGGAGCCGGTTTTTGAAGCCCGGTTTTCAGGTAAGTCTCATGCTTTTAGGCCTGGTAGGAATGCTCATACAGCTATCCGTACTATTCGAAGTAACTTTGCTGGGTACCTTTGGTTCTTAAAAGGTGATTTGACTGAGTTATTTGATAATGTGGATGTTAATTTAATGATGGGTTATGTTCAAAAAGTCgtaaaagataagaaaatattgaatttgattaaatcTGGGCTTAATGTGCGTATTAAGAGGAGATTAAAGAGTGATAATGACGGTGATGGTGGTGGAGATTTGAAGAGCaagagaaggaaaaagagaaaggCTACAAAGAAgaggattttgagtaaaaacgaGCCGAAACCGGACCCATTTTGGTTAAGAACTTTCTTTGATTTTGCTCCTGAGGAAGCTGCTAAGGTACCTTCTTATGGTTATTGTGGAATTTTAAGTCCTTTACTCGCTAATGTGTGTCTTAATGAATTGGATCAAGCAATGGAAGAGAGGATAGTTACGTTTTTTAGACCGTCTAAGCACGATTCGATATGGAAAGAGACGATAGGTGATGGATGTCATAACCCTTCTTGGCCTGAATTTGTTCCTTCTAGTGGTAGAGAGAAAACTAGGAAAATGGATTATTTAAGATATGGAGGTCATTTCTTGATTGGCATTCGAGGACCAAGAGAGGAAGCAGTGCAAATTAGGAAGGAAATAATCGAGTTTTGCGAGAGTAAATTTGGGTTAAGGTTGGATAATTCTAAACTGGAGATTGAGCACATTAGTAGAGGGATTCAATTCTTGGATCATATAATCTGTAGAAGAGTGATACACCCGACTCTTCGTTATACGTCTAGTGGAGGGAATATTGTGAGTCAAAAAGGTGTAGGGACTTTGCTTTCGGTTACCGCTAGCTTACAGCAATGCATTCGACAGTTTCGGCGGCTTCAGTTTGTTAAGGGTGATAAGGATCCCGAACCTCTGCCTTGTAACCCAATGCTTTACTCAAGTCAAGCTCATACAAATTCCCAGATGAATAAGTTTCTTGAAACTATGGCTGATTGGTACAGATATGCTGATAATCGAAAGAAAGTTGTTGGCTTTTGTGCTTATGTGATTCGTAGCTCATTAGCTAAACTGTACGCTGCAAGGTATAGGCTAAAATCTCGTGCCAAGGTGTATAAGATAGCGTCACGTGATCTTAGTCGTCCATTGAGGGAGAGTAGCAACAATTCTGCACCTGAATACTCCGACCTTTTGAGGATGGGACTCGTTGATGCAATTGAAGGTGTTCAGTTCTCACACATGTCGTTGATTCCATCTTGTGATTACACCCCATTTCCTAGGAATTGGATACCGGACCACGAGCAGCTTTTGCATGAGTATATTAAACTACAAGATCCCAAATTCTTCTGCAACTTGCATAAAGCTATAAAACGCGAAGGCCTAAGTTTGCCTCAAGATGAGATATCTGATATTGTGTGGGATTATAAGACTCTGGGAATTTGGAGATATCGATCTAATAGTGGCAAAGAAACGAAAGAGGGTTCCGAATGA